From Methylobacterium radiodurans, a single genomic window includes:
- a CDS encoding ABC transporter substrate-binding protein encodes MKMRLAASFAVLLAAAPVALAQTVPQGYPASYAEVIAAAEKEGALSIYATADASEVSELLTQFRALYPKLKVEYADQNSTELYSRYVAEAAAGKTADFIWSSAMDLQIKLVNDGYALTYASPEKGALPDWANWKDQAYGTTAEPIVFAYNSRIVPEAEVPRSHADFAKLISQKKDVYKGKVTSYDPERSGVGFLYITQDVQISPQTTWDTVKAMGQAGAKFYTSTGAMIERVVSGEHTLAYNMIGSYVLQRNHKDPTLAYVLPKDYTQVMSRIAFVSAKAKNPNAAKLFLDFLLSKTGQVELAKKAMTSVRTDLQDSHGITSLPGAREVTLRPIRVGPELLTQLDQITRLRFIKQWQKTLAAN; translated from the coding sequence ATGAAGATGCGGCTCGCCGCCTCGTTCGCCGTGCTGCTCGCAGCCGCTCCCGTTGCCCTCGCCCAGACCGTGCCGCAGGGCTACCCCGCCTCCTACGCCGAGGTGATCGCGGCGGCCGAGAAGGAGGGCGCCCTCTCGATCTACGCGACCGCCGACGCCTCGGAGGTTTCCGAACTGCTGACGCAGTTCCGGGCGCTCTACCCGAAGCTGAAGGTCGAGTACGCCGACCAGAACTCGACGGAACTCTACAGCCGCTACGTCGCCGAGGCCGCGGCCGGCAAGACCGCCGACTTCATCTGGTCCTCGGCGATGGACCTGCAGATCAAGCTCGTCAACGACGGCTACGCCCTCACCTACGCCTCGCCCGAGAAGGGCGCGCTGCCGGACTGGGCCAACTGGAAGGATCAGGCCTACGGCACCACGGCCGAGCCGATCGTCTTCGCCTACAACAGCCGCATCGTGCCCGAGGCCGAGGTGCCGCGCAGCCACGCCGACTTCGCCAAGCTGATCAGCCAGAAGAAGGACGTCTACAAGGGCAAGGTCACGTCCTACGATCCCGAGCGTTCCGGTGTCGGCTTCCTGTACATCACGCAGGACGTTCAGATCAGCCCGCAGACCACCTGGGACACCGTGAAGGCGATGGGCCAGGCGGGCGCCAAGTTCTACACCTCGACCGGCGCGATGATCGAGCGCGTGGTCTCGGGCGAGCACACGCTGGCCTACAACATGATCGGTTCCTACGTCCTGCAGCGCAACCACAAGGACCCGACCCTCGCCTACGTCCTGCCCAAGGACTACACGCAGGTGATGTCGCGCATCGCCTTCGTGTCGGCGAAGGCAAAGAACCCGAACGCCGCCAAGCTCTTCCTCGACTTCCTGCTCTCCAAGACCGGCCAGGTCGAGCTCGCCAAGAAGGCGATGACCTCGGTGCGCACCGACCTGCAGGACAGCCACGGCATCACCAGCCTGCCGGGTGCGCGCGAGGTCACGCTGCGGCCGATCCGGGTCGGCCCCGAACTCCTGACCCAGCTCGACCAGATCACGCGACTGCGCTTCATCAAGCAGTGGCAAAAGACGCTCGCGGCGAACTGA
- a CDS encoding sensor histidine kinase, whose translation MSARGPAWRSLRFRVAAFLMVPMAALAVLLGIGGTWFVDTFVTASYDRVLAGSILSIAERLTVEDERVSLELPAAAFGMLSNAQRDSIYYSVTADGTFVTGYADLPSPPQMPPPETLIYRDAVFRGRRVRIGAMLKPIYVTRHAALVQVAETTQGRDRLAHRMLLALTALGATLAGIGSLLVWFAVRMGLAPLDDLRRAVEHRFHGRGAVPGFAVAGVPGEALPLVEALNQLLAQLNGAMTTLRRFTADASHQLRTPVAILKTHLRLLDRQPPGSTAWRSSRADIDEAVDRLDRLIAQLLTLAGLEEGAARRDGRTVADASAIARETALGLVTVARQHRVSLSYDGPEEPINVAADPFLLEEVLRNLIDNAIRYNRAGGEVRVSVSTPSADGAGPCCCIDVEDDGPGIPEDQRELVFERFHRIERQGNPSGSGLGLAIVRAFVERLGGTVALAPGAAGRGLRARITLPVRTAGED comes from the coding sequence GTGAGCGCGCGCGGGCCCGCCTGGCGCTCCCTGAGATTCCGCGTCGCCGCCTTCCTGATGGTCCCGATGGCCGCGCTCGCGGTTCTGCTCGGCATCGGCGGAACGTGGTTCGTCGATACCTTCGTGACGGCCAGCTACGACCGTGTCCTGGCAGGCTCGATCCTCTCGATCGCGGAACGGCTGACGGTCGAGGACGAGCGCGTCTCGCTGGAACTGCCCGCGGCGGCGTTCGGCATGCTGTCCAACGCCCAGCGAGACAGCATCTACTACAGCGTGACCGCCGACGGGACCTTCGTGACGGGCTACGCCGACCTGCCCTCGCCCCCGCAGATGCCGCCGCCCGAGACGCTGATCTACCGCGACGCCGTCTTCCGCGGCCGGAGGGTGCGGATCGGCGCGATGCTGAAGCCGATCTACGTGACGCGCCACGCCGCGCTCGTTCAGGTCGCGGAGACGACGCAGGGGCGAGACCGGCTCGCCCACCGCATGCTCCTCGCCCTGACGGCTCTGGGCGCGACGCTCGCGGGAATCGGAAGCCTGCTCGTCTGGTTCGCTGTGCGGATGGGCCTCGCGCCGCTGGACGATCTGCGCCGGGCGGTCGAGCACCGGTTCCACGGACGCGGGGCCGTGCCGGGTTTTGCCGTTGCGGGGGTTCCGGGCGAGGCGCTGCCCCTGGTCGAAGCGCTCAACCAGCTGCTCGCCCAGCTCAACGGCGCCATGACCACGCTCCGCCGCTTCACGGCGGACGCGTCCCACCAACTCCGCACGCCGGTGGCGATCCTGAAGACGCATCTGCGCCTGCTCGACCGCCAGCCGCCGGGCAGCACGGCGTGGCGCTCCTCGCGCGCCGACATCGACGAGGCGGTCGACCGTCTCGACCGGCTCATCGCCCAGTTGCTGACGCTCGCGGGATTGGAGGAAGGTGCGGCCCGCCGGGACGGCAGGACCGTGGCCGACGCGAGCGCCATCGCGCGTGAGACCGCGCTCGGGCTCGTCACGGTGGCACGACAGCACCGGGTGAGCCTCTCCTACGACGGGCCCGAAGAGCCGATCAACGTCGCGGCCGATCCATTTCTCCTGGAGGAGGTCCTGCGGAACCTGATCGACAACGCCATCCGCTACAACCGGGCCGGCGGCGAGGTCCGGGTATCGGTCTCCACGCCAAGCGCAGATGGAGCCGGGCCCTGCTGCTGCATCGACGTGGAGGATGACGGGCCGGGAATCCCCGAGGACCAGCGCGAACTCGTGTTCGAGCGCTTCCACCGGATTGAGCGTCAGGGCAATCCGTCGGGCAGCGGTCTCGGGCTGGCGATCGTGCGGGCCTTCGTGGAGCGCCTCGGAGGCACGGTCGCGCTCGCGCCCGGCGCCGCTGGCCGCGGTCTGCGGGCGCGCATTACGCTGCCTGTCCGGACAGCCGGAGAGGACTGA
- a CDS encoding response regulator, translating to MRILIVEDDAALARGIVSSLRLSGFAVDHEPSGADVLPLLRHEAYALVLLDLGLPDRSGFEVLREIRRAGLTVPVLIVTARSAVADRVAGLDLGADDYLAKPFDPAELEARVRALVRRGHGRPDPIVTCADLVYDRSGQVATLAGRVLPLRKRELAILESLITRAGRVVSKERLVAEVFGFDEEITPNAIEVYVARLRRHFGSTGPRIVTLRGLGYLMEAASAETGPEPGNETGAGEER from the coding sequence ATGCGGATCCTCATCGTCGAGGACGATGCCGCGCTCGCCCGCGGCATCGTCTCGTCGCTGCGGCTCAGCGGCTTCGCCGTGGACCACGAGCCGAGCGGGGCCGACGTGCTGCCACTCCTGCGCCATGAAGCCTACGCCCTGGTCCTGCTCGATCTCGGCCTGCCCGACCGCTCCGGCTTCGAGGTGCTGCGCGAGATCCGGCGCGCGGGCCTCACGGTGCCGGTGCTGATCGTGACCGCGCGCTCGGCGGTCGCGGACCGGGTCGCGGGGCTCGACCTCGGCGCGGACGACTACCTCGCCAAGCCCTTCGATCCGGCCGAGCTGGAGGCGCGGGTGCGCGCCCTGGTCCGCCGCGGCCACGGCAGGCCCGACCCGATCGTCACCTGCGCCGACCTCGTCTACGACCGCTCCGGGCAGGTGGCGACGCTGGCCGGCCGCGTCCTGCCCCTGCGCAAGCGCGAGCTCGCCATCCTCGAATCGCTCATCACGCGGGCCGGGCGGGTCGTCTCGAAAGAGCGCCTCGTGGCCGAAGTCTTCGGCTTCGACGAGGAGATCACACCGAACGCCATCGAGGTCTATGTCGCGCGGCTGCGCCGCCATTTCGGCTCCACCGGCCCCAGGATCGTGACCCTGCGCGGACTCGGCTACCTGATGGAGGCGGCCAGCGCCGAGACGGGTCCAGAACCCGGCAACGAGACCGGCGCCGGGGAGGAACGGTGA